The segment AAGTGTCCCGCGTCCGGCACCTGCGTCCACCGCGCACCCGGGATGTCCCAGACCAGGCGCTCGCCGTACTTCGCGGGCAGCAGTCCGTCCTCCGCGCCCCACATCACCAGCGTCGGCACCGCGAGATGGCCCAGCTTCAGCGCCAGCTCCTGGGTCTGGTTCGTGTTCAGCGCCACCGCGTTCCGCGACAGCGAGACCCAACCCACCTCCGTCGCGTAGGGCGCGAGCAGTCCCTCCAGCAGCTCCGCCGACTGCGCCTTCACGAAGCCCTTCTTCTTCAGCCCCAATCGCAGGAGCTTCGTCATCCGCTCGGGTGACAGCTTCCTCGACAGCCCCGGCGTGCCGAGCTGCGACATGAGCGCCAACGGCCACGCGTCGTAACAGACGCTGTCCATCAGGCACAGCCGACTCACACGCCGCGGGTAGCGCACCGCGAGCTGCTGCGCCACGCCGCCACCCACGTCGTGCCCCACCACCGCCGCGTCCACCACGCCCAGGCGCTCCATCCAGGCATCCAGCACCTCCGCCTGTCTCGTCACCGAGCGGTCAAACCGGTCCCTCCGGTCGGAGAAGCCGTACCCCAACAGGTCCGGCACCAACACCCGGCGCGACGCGGCCAGCGCTCGCGCCAGCCCGCTCCACAGATAGCTCCACGTCGGGATGCCGTGCAGCAACACCACCGGCGGACCCTTGCCCCAGTCCACGTAGCTCACGAAGTGGCCACCCAGCTCCATCACCTCTTGCCGCCTCTGCCACTCGCGCCAGTTCATCGCCGCTCCTCCGTCGCCACCGCTCGCGTCATCGAGAGGCACCACCGCCTTGCTCGGTTCATCGCAGCTCCTCCGCCGCGACCCAGTCCGGCACCAGCCTCGCCGCGCCCGGCATCGGCTGGCGCAACATGTCCGGCACGTCCTGCACCAGCTGCGAGAGGTTCAGCAGCAACACCGTGCTCCTGCGCTCCAGCGCCTCCGTCACCTTCAGCACCGCGTCCGCGTCCTCGCCCAGCGCCGTCACCCGATGACGGCTCAGCGACACCACGTACGGCAGCTCCCGCGCACGCCTCCTCGCGGACTCGCGCAGGACCTCCGCCACTTGCTGGTACGACGCGTCCCCGATTCGCGGCTTCAGCCGACGCCACGCCGCCTCCAGGTATCCTGGCCAGCACGCCAGCGCCCTGTATTCCCCCGGCACTCCCGGCGGCCCCACCGTCTTCACGATGTCCGCGAACACCGTCTTCAACCCCGGCTCCGACGGCGCCTCCGCCACCCACTCCATCGCCGCCATCCGCGAGGGCGCGCCCCGCTCCAGCCGCTCTCCGATTCCCGGCGACTCCCCTCGCCCCACCAGTTGCCCCTCCAGCGCGAGCCGCACCGCCGCCACCATCAACGTCACCCTGGGCAGCATCGTCTCGTACAGCTCCAGTACGCCGCGCACGTGGAAGCGCTGGCTCGGCCCCAGCTTCGCCTCCTCCCACGCCCCCAGGTCGTCCCAGGCCACCGTCGTGTCCAGCGTCTGCTGCCAGAGCTCCAACGCAGACTCCTCGAAGGCCCGCGTCTCCACGTTCGGCCCCATCGCCTCCCACATCGCCACGAAGAAGCGCGGCCAGGCCGCCCACGTCCGCAACGACACGTCCACCCCCGTCACCCGCATCGTCCTGCGCAGCTCGTGGTAGACGCGCTCGACGTCGCCCCGCGCCTCCTGCTCGCTCACCTGCTTCACCCTGGCCATGACGACACCCCCGCCGGCAACGGTGCGGATGGCCCGACGCCCAGGACACCTCCACCCCACGCCCGGCCGCCCGGATGTCCCCGCTCCCGAGGCCCATCCACCCGTCCTCCCCTCGTCACACCGCCGCCCCTCGGGGTGGGGCCCTCGCGGACTACAGAACACTCCCGCCGGGCCTCGTTTGACCCCTCGGCGACGGCTCGCTTTGCTGCCTGTCGCGCGACGCCGGATGGCCGCGCCTGACTGGTTCGCGGGGGGCAACCAGCATGAGGTCTCGACGACCGCCGCCGCGCACCACCGGAGACCCGTGCGTCTCCATGCCTTCGCGCGACCTCATCGAAACAGCCCCCACGTGCGCGCCCGCCCCGCTCCCGCGGCGACGGATGCGAGGCCCCGTGCTCCTTCGCGAGCACCGGGCCCAGGTGGACGCCCCACTCGCGGCGCCTTCCGCCTCCAGTCCCACCATCGCAACGAGGACGCCACCACGCGCCCGGGGGAGAGCGACATGCAGGCAGACCACGACACCTGGGCACCACGGCTCGTCGACGTGCCGCTCTCCAGCGCGGTGAACGATTACCTGCTGCGCATCCAACAGCTCGGCGCCGTGGAGGGCCCCGGCGGCGCGGTGGGACTCAACCCCGCGCTCGAGCCCGTCCTCGATGCGCTGCATCACCTGCTCGCCGGCGGCGAGGTGGAGGTGCGCGTCACGCGGCGCGGACACGCCTCGCTCGTCCACGAGCTGCGTCAGCGCGTCGAGGACGCCACGCGCGAGGTCAACCTGCTCCAGCGAGTGGCGGGTTCATCCCTGACCACCACCGTATGAGTCCTCGCCCCACCGGTGGCGCCGTCACGGCCGCCTTCCGCCGCTGGACGCTCGCCCAGGACCCTCGCGAGGTGCTGGCCGCCGCCGGCGTGGGTCCCTGGTGGGTGCTCACCACCGTGGTGCTCGCCGTGCTCGCCGTCGTCGCGTGGGCCCCCGGCGCCCAGCGCACCTTCGACATCCCCTTCAGCCTGGGCCTCTTGTGCGCCGCCCCCATGCTCGTCAGCGGCCTGCTCTTCTCCGCCGTCCACCGCCGACGCAGCCACATCGAGGCGTGGGGCTGGGTGTGGCTGGTGCTCGGCGTGACGTGCCTGCACTTCTTCCTCGCCGCGCTGATGGCCATGTCGGAGCTGCAGGGCGCCACCGTCATCGCCTCGCTCTTCCTCTTCACCACCGCGTTCCACGGCCGGCTGCACCGCGTGACGCCCAAGCAGCCCTTCCTCGCCCTGGGCACCACCGTGGCCCTGCTCGCGGCCCTGCCCCTGCGCGACAGCGACGAGCACCTGGGCCTGTTCGGCGTCATCGGCCCCGCCGCCCTCACCGCGGAGCTGTACCTGGGCACCTTCGCCGTGCAGCACGACCGCGCCCGCGCGGAGGCCGAGCGTCTGCGCGCCGCCGTGCAGGCCCAGCTCCTGGAGCAACAGGAGCAGGACGTGAGCCGCCTGTCGCGCGCGCTGGGGGAAATCCTCGGCCACCACCACGAGCTCGACAGCGCCCTCATGTCCGCGGCCACCGCGGCGGACATGCTGTCGTTCATGGGCACCCAGCGCGGCGGCCACGGCCGCGCCGACCATGAGGACCTGCTCAGGACCCTCAACGAGAGCCTCCGCCAGATACGGGAGATGGTCGCCGAGATTCGCGCCAAGGGCCGACGCTACGTCGGCTCGGAGCCGGAGCCGGTGGAGCTGCCTCCGCTGCTCGAGGGCGTGCGCGCCAGCGTGGGCCTGCGCTTCCCCGACGTGGACATCCAGCTGTCGGTGGAGCCCGGCCAACCCCTGCGCGCGATGATGCGCGGCGGCGCCACGACGCTCCGCCGCGTGGTGGAGAACCTGGTGCTCAACGCGTGTGAAGGCGACGGCAAGCACGGCGCCAGCCGGGTGAGCATCCAGGCCCGCGTGGAGCCGCTCAGCGGACGGCTGGAGGTCGTCATCGCCGACGACGGGCCGGGCTTCCCCAGCGCGCTGCTCGATGTCCCCGCCGAGCAGCTCTACACGTCAAAGCCCGAGGGCACCGGCCTGGGCCTGTACACCAGCGAGTGCCTGCTGCGCGCCAGCGGCGGGACGCTGCACCGACGCAATGCCCCCGACGGCGGCGCCCTGCTGCGCCTGTTCCTACCCAGGGAGTACCGATGAGCGGAGGAGCCCTGTACCAGGAGGCCCTGCGGGCGCTTCGGCGGCTGGAGCTGCCCGACGCGTCGGAGCGCGATGTGCTCGCCGCGCTCGAGGCCGCGCAGCCCGGCCCCCTTCCCCTGTTCTACGAGGCCGGCGCCGAGGCCGGCCTGGAGCGCTCCGTGCTCACCGCGCGCGGCGTGGGCCTGTTCCTCAGCTTCTGCGCGGGCAACCTCGCCGATGACCTCATCGACGGCGACTGCGCCTACTACGACGAGCCGCTGCGCGTGGGCCCGTGCGCGCAGTTCCTCCTGCAGAACCTGGCGTGGGCCACGCTCGCCGAGCCACATGCCGGCGTGCCCGTGAATGCACTGGAAGAGGGCGCTCGGATGCTGGCCCTCGCCGCCGGACCGCAGGCGCTCGAGGTGCGCGCCCGGGAGTGGACGGCGCCGCTGTTCCGCCGCGTGGCGGAGGGCATCGCGGGCCGGCAGTGGGCCGCGTACCTGCGCGTGCTGTGGGCGGGCACGCGACTGGAGGAGCGCGCGGTGCAGGTGGGGCTCGCGCTGGGCGTGGCGGCCCATGTCGCCGAGGACATCCGCTCCAAGGACACGCGCTTCACCTCCATGCCCGTGGAGGACCGGCTCACGGTGGTGACGTGGGCACGACAGGCCGCCGAGTCGCTGCGCGCCCAGGACCTGCGATGCCTGGACGCGGCGCTGCGACGCATCGAACCCATTCTTCCGGAGGTGGAGCCATGAGGGTCGAACCCCCACGGTCCGAAGCCCGCCACGACGCCGTGGCCGCCTACTACGAAGAGAAGACCGAGCGAATCCTTCGCCGCTATGGCCCCGGTCCTCGCGTGCACTTCCACGTGGGCCTGGTGGATGACGTGCCCCCACCCGGCGAACCCGAGCCGCTGGTGCGCGAGCGCGTGCATGCGTCCCAGGAGGCGCTGCTCGCGGAGCTGGCTCGCGCGGTGGGACGCTTCCCCGACGGCGGCGACGTGCTGGACGTGGGCTGCGGCCTGGGCGGCGGCGCCCTGTACTGGGCCTCCGCGCATCAGGCGTGGGTGACGGCGGTGACGAACGTGCCCTCGCACGTGGAGCTGGTGCGCACGTTCGCCGAAATCGAGGGCGTGGGCGCGCGGGTGAGGCCGATGCACTGTGACGCGCTGGCGGTGCCGGGGCGCGCGTGTTTCGACGCGGTGGTGGCGGTGGAGAGCAGCAGCTACCTGCCTCGCGCGGAGTGGTTCCGCCGGGTGCGCACGCTCCTGCGCCCCGGGGGCGTGCTGGCCATCGCGGACTGCTTCCTCGGACGACCGGAGCTGGCCGCGCCGTTCGACCGGTACTGGCGCACGCGCATCGGCTCCGTGGATGAGTATCTGTCCGCCGCGCACGCGGCCGGGCTGGAGCTGGAGGTGCGCGACGATGTGTCCGGGCGCGCGGTGGGGTTCTGGTCGCTCACGCTGGAGCTGCTCGCGCATGAGCGCTTCTCGACGCCGGGGCAACCTCCCACGCGCGTGCTCGCCCGGAGCGAGTCCCGCCGCGAGCACCTGCGACTCCAGCAGGCGTTGATGGATGGCGGACTGGAGTACGGACTGCTCGTGCTGCGTCGCGAGGACTGAGCAACGGTTCTTGCGACGTGGAGACAGTCCCGGAAGCCTCCGGGTCCGGGGCGGACATGGGGCCGAGCGGCCGCGTCCATCGTGCGCCCCGCGGGGTGCGCCCCCAGCCTTGGGCGAGCCTAAGGAGGGCATGCAATGAGGACCTTCACGCGATGGATGACGGTGGTGGCGGTGGCGGCGACGCTGATGGCGACGGGCTGCCGGGAACGCAGCCGCGAGGACAACTCGGGGGCCATGGGCGGCTCGGGGCGCAACCGCGATGCCCTGCAGCACCAGGAGGGCACCGGCGGCAGCGGCAACTACGGCAACGGCCAGCAGATGCAGGGCACCGACGCGGGCAGCGGCCAGATGCGGTAGCGCCTTCCGCGCAGGGGGGCTCCGGCTGCTATCCTGACGCCGCGACGTCGGTCAGCCGGAGTCTTCATGCGCGGGTGGATTGTGGGGGCGTGCATCGCGGGAGTGTTGGTGCTCCTCGCCTGGGGTTGGTGGCGCGCCGAGGAGTCCGCCCCCACGCGTGAGCGCGCCTCCGCGGCTCGCACCCGTCCCGAGCGCGCCGGGCGGATCCGGACGTCCGCGCCCCTGCCCCCCTCGAGCGCGGGCCTGTCCATCCGCGGCACCGTGGTGGACCTGCTCGGTCGTCCCGTGTCGGGCGCTCGCGTCTCCGCGTCGTGGCCCGAGGACGGGCAGACGCTGTCCACGCTTCCGTGCCCCTGGGAGGAGGGAGCCCGCCCGGAGCTGCTTGTGGAGACCACCCGCCAGTACAACGTCGCGGACTGTCTGCCGAGGACCCGGGACACCGTGCTCTCGCTGCTCCTGGCGCGCGAGGGCGAGTCCCCCGTCCATGCGGAGACCCGCTCCGCCGAGGACGGCTCCTTCGTGCTGGAGGGGTTGCCCGCGGGGCCGCAGGCGCTGCTCGCGCTCTCCGAGCAGGGCGCGGCCTCGCGCCTGGGTGTGCCCTCCGGGAGCGAGCACGTGGAGCTGGTGGTCGAGCACCACCACCGGGTGTCGGGACAGGTGCTGGGCGAGGACGATGCGCCCATGGCCGAGGTCTCCATCCTGGTGGTGAGCCACCAGCAGACGCGCTTCTTCGACACGAGCACGGATGCCCAGGGACGCTTCGAGGTGGGGCCGCTCCCCGCGGGCGGCCACGTCGTGCTCGCGACGAAGGAAGGCTGGCCTCCCGTGCTCGCCGAGCATCTCTACCAAGACGAGCCGTTGACGATTCGGATGTCGCGGCCCCGCGCGCTCACCGGCCGGGTGCTGTCCTCGGGCTCACCCGTGAAGGACGTGGAGGTGCTCGCGGTCCGTGAGGATGGCGACCTTCCACAGAAGCTTCGCACGGACCCGGAGGGGCGCTTCGCGTTCGAGCTGGACCCGGGCGTGTATGTGCTCACCGTGGAGCGGGCGAGTCGCTACGCGCTCGCGCGCGTGACGGTGGAGAAGACGCCGCTTCCCGAGGTGGTGATGAACCTGGGAGAGGCCCTTCATGTGGAGGGCTCGGTCTTCGGCGTGGACCCGCGCGAACCGGTGGCGGGGGCTGTCGTGACGGTGACCGCCCAACTGCCTCCCCAACGCGAGCTGAAGGCCACCACGGGCGCGGATGGGCGCTATCGCCTGGGCCCCGTGGAGCCGGGCCCGTGGAGCTTCACCGTCGAGGCCCGTGGCTACATCGACCTTCCCTATGGGAAGGAGGTCGAGCTGGGGTCGGGAACGGGCAGCCAGGACTTCACGCTCGAGCGCGCCACCTCCATCTCCGGACGCGTGGTGGACGAAGCGGGCCATCCCCTCGCGGGCATCCACCTGAACCTGGAGCAGGCCGAGCTCGAGGACCCGGTGGACTACGAGACACAAGAGACCGCGCTCACCGATTCGGACGGCGCGTTCGTGTTGGATGCCTCGGCCCCCGGTGACTACGAGCTCATCCCGCAGACCCATCGCTTCATCACCCAGCGATTGAAGATGACGGCTCCCGCTCGGGATGTGCTCGTCACGTTGCTCGCTGGTGGCGAAGTGGAGGGGACCCTGTCCGATGCCCGGGGCCTGCCGCTCTCCGGGTTCACCGTGTACGTCGCGCCGCTGGAGACCGAAGACCCGGGTGAGATCCTGACCGCGCAGGGCGTGACGTCCGAGGGGCGATTCTCTCGCAAGGGCGTTCCTCCGGGGCGCTATCGCATCGTGGCCCAGGCGGTGACGGACGGCGTGGACCAGGAGGTCTCCGCCGAGGTGGAGGTCCGTCAGGGCGAGGTGACGAAGGTGGAGCTGCGGCTCGCCGAGCAGCGGAACCTGGAGGGCATCGTCGTCGATGGCTCGGGGGCTCCCATCCGCGGGGCCCTCGTCCGGGCCCACTCGCTCGCGCCGCCCCCACAGGGTGGCGTGGTGCTCGTCCAACCGCGCCATCGCCATGGGCCGCCGAACGGGGTCAAGACCGACGCGCACGGACGCTTCCTGATTCGAGGGATGGGGCTGGAGAAGCACTCGCTCACCGCCCTGCACCCGGCCTACGAGTTGAACCCGGAGCAATCCACGGGGGCGCCCCTCGAGGACGGCCTGGTCGTCGCCCCTGTCGACGTGAAGCAGGTGCGGCTGGTGATGAAGCGGCATGCCCACGTGCGAGGACGCGTCGTCGGGCCGGAGGGCGCGCCCGTCACCGGGTTCAACATCGATTCCATTCGGGTGACGTCCGAGGATGGCACCTTCTCGGTGCCCAATCGCGAGGGTCCCGAGGTCAACCTCTTCACCTTCGAGGCGGAGGGACTGCTCTCGGTGATGCGCGAGGTGAAGGGCGGCTTGGACGGGCCGGATGTCGACCTGGGGGAGATTCGACTGGGAGCGGGACGGAGGCTGCGGGGCGTGGTGGTCGATGCACGGACGGGCGCGCCCCTCCCTCGCGCCAACG is part of the Myxococcus fulvus genome and harbors:
- a CDS encoding alpha/beta fold hydrolase, which gives rise to MNWREWQRRQEVMELGGHFVSYVDWGKGPPVVLLHGIPTWSYLWSGLARALAASRRVLVPDLLGYGFSDRRDRFDRSVTRQAEVLDAWMERLGVVDAAVVGHDVGGGVAQQLAVRYPRRVSRLCLMDSVCYDAWPLALMSQLGTPGLSRKLSPERMTKLLRLGLKKKGFVKAQSAELLEGLLAPYATEVGWVSLSRNAVALNTNQTQELALKLGHLAVPTLVMWGAEDGLLPAKYGERLVWDIPGARWTQVPDAGHFVMWDSPHTVAMELFGFIEGASPVHHAQVRTVAEELWGTEAPVA
- a CDS encoding halocarboxylic acid dehydrogenase DehI family protein is translated as MARVKQVSEQEARGDVERVYHELRRTMRVTGVDVSLRTWAAWPRFFVAMWEAMGPNVETRAFEESALELWQQTLDTTVAWDDLGAWEEAKLGPSQRFHVRGVLELYETMLPRVTLMVAAVRLALEGQLVGRGESPGIGERLERGAPSRMAAMEWVAEAPSEPGLKTVFADIVKTVGPPGVPGEYRALACWPGYLEAAWRRLKPRIGDASYQQVAEVLRESARRRARELPYVVSLSRHRVTALGEDADAVLKVTEALERRSTVLLLNLSQLVQDVPDMLRQPMPGAARLVPDWVAAEELR
- a CDS encoding sensor histidine kinase, with translation MSPRPTGGAVTAAFRRWTLAQDPREVLAAAGVGPWWVLTTVVLAVLAVVAWAPGAQRTFDIPFSLGLLCAAPMLVSGLLFSAVHRRRSHIEAWGWVWLVLGVTCLHFFLAALMAMSELQGATVIASLFLFTTAFHGRLHRVTPKQPFLALGTTVALLAALPLRDSDEHLGLFGVIGPAALTAELYLGTFAVQHDRARAEAERLRAAVQAQLLEQQEQDVSRLSRALGEILGHHHELDSALMSAATAADMLSFMGTQRGGHGRADHEDLLRTLNESLRQIREMVAEIRAKGRRYVGSEPEPVELPPLLEGVRASVGLRFPDVDIQLSVEPGQPLRAMMRGGATTLRRVVENLVLNACEGDGKHGASRVSIQARVEPLSGRLEVVIADDGPGFPSALLDVPAEQLYTSKPEGTGLGLYTSECLLRASGGTLHRRNAPDGGALLRLFLPREYR
- a CDS encoding SAM-dependent methyltransferase, producing MRVEPPRSEARHDAVAAYYEEKTERILRRYGPGPRVHFHVGLVDDVPPPGEPEPLVRERVHASQEALLAELARAVGRFPDGGDVLDVGCGLGGGALYWASAHQAWVTAVTNVPSHVELVRTFAEIEGVGARVRPMHCDALAVPGRACFDAVVAVESSSYLPRAEWFRRVRTLLRPGGVLAIADCFLGRPELAAPFDRYWRTRIGSVDEYLSAAHAAGLELEVRDDVSGRAVGFWSLTLELLAHERFSTPGQPPTRVLARSESRREHLRLQQALMDGGLEYGLLVLRRED
- a CDS encoding carboxypeptidase regulatory-like domain-containing protein, whose protein sequence is MRGWIVGACIAGVLVLLAWGWWRAEESAPTRERASAARTRPERAGRIRTSAPLPPSSAGLSIRGTVVDLLGRPVSGARVSASWPEDGQTLSTLPCPWEEGARPELLVETTRQYNVADCLPRTRDTVLSLLLAREGESPVHAETRSAEDGSFVLEGLPAGPQALLALSEQGAASRLGVPSGSEHVELVVEHHHRVSGQVLGEDDAPMAEVSILVVSHQQTRFFDTSTDAQGRFEVGPLPAGGHVVLATKEGWPPVLAEHLYQDEPLTIRMSRPRALTGRVLSSGSPVKDVEVLAVREDGDLPQKLRTDPEGRFAFELDPGVYVLTVERASRYALARVTVEKTPLPEVVMNLGEALHVEGSVFGVDPREPVAGAVVTVTAQLPPQRELKATTGADGRYRLGPVEPGPWSFTVEARGYIDLPYGKEVELGSGTGSQDFTLERATSISGRVVDEAGHPLAGIHLNLEQAELEDPVDYETQETALTDSDGAFVLDASAPGDYELIPQTHRFITQRLKMTAPARDVLVTLLAGGEVEGTLSDARGLPLSGFTVYVAPLETEDPGEILTAQGVTSEGRFSRKGVPPGRYRIVAQAVTDGVDQEVSAEVEVRQGEVTKVELRLAEQRNLEGIVVDGSGAPIRGALVRAHSLAPPPQGGVVLVQPRHRHGPPNGVKTDAHGRFLIRGMGLEKHSLTALHPAYELNPEQSTGAPLEDGLVVAPVDVKQVRLVMKRHAHVRGRVVGPEGAPVTGFNIDSIRVTSEDGTFSVPNREGPEVNLFTFEAEGLLSVMREVKGGLDGPDVDLGEIRLGAGRRLRGVVVDARTGAPLPRANVEVHVDERTAIHSLTDEAGRFELGPVTTGTLTLLVSQRGVYRQERVTVEASQQEVTVRLKPGARMLLKAVDLRGAALDGNVTVQGPEGFLDQVFLEKGRVEMGGLVPGRYLLKAEGARKKDSALNYLPRAVEVPDSGEVSVLLQPVPEGSTLTVRAPFHENTYLRLVHGIASLPERPAELQRRMSLGQDGQPVVVGTELVFTFTHVPEGKATLYLMGPEDDRYHAEVLDVPAGGTVSHTVRPVWRTFGVAASEP